In Geobacter anodireducens, a genomic segment contains:
- a CDS encoding tol-pal system protein YbgF, which translates to MNLLRHAVAGFCLVTAAGCAGQDVMVRKQSEMETRLEHLHQASTTSGVRLAELSAEVTALRERLAAQGAELEQLRAGQRELQANISERLVQVAPAAGIPSRIEVVSRDGAPREKDGPPEAYLKAFGLYSANNFTAAVEAFRAFLAEHPDSEYAGNALYWIGECHYSRSDLPQALDAFRLVAERYPASNKVPDALLKSGYTLYALKEPERAREILESLAARYPRSPAAAKARERLAAAASKKQ; encoded by the coding sequence ATGAACCTGCTCAGACACGCTGTTGCCGGATTCTGTCTTGTGACGGCCGCCGGTTGCGCCGGCCAGGATGTGATGGTGCGGAAACAGTCGGAGATGGAGACGCGCCTGGAGCACCTGCATCAGGCCAGCACCACCTCCGGCGTGCGCCTCGCCGAACTTTCGGCCGAGGTGACCGCGCTCCGCGAGCGCCTGGCCGCCCAGGGCGCCGAGCTCGAGCAGCTCAGGGCCGGACAGCGGGAACTGCAGGCGAACATCAGCGAGCGCCTCGTCCAGGTCGCCCCCGCGGCCGGTATCCCATCCCGCATCGAGGTGGTGAGCCGCGACGGCGCGCCCCGTGAAAAGGACGGCCCCCCCGAAGCCTACCTGAAGGCCTTCGGCCTCTACAGCGCCAACAATTTCACCGCCGCCGTGGAGGCGTTTCGGGCATTCCTCGCGGAACATCCCGACAGCGAGTACGCGGGCAATGCCCTCTACTGGATCGGCGAATGCCACTATTCGCGCTCCGATCTGCCCCAAGCGCTGGATGCCTTCAGATTGGTGGCCGAACGCTACCCCGCGAGCAACAAGGTTCCCGACGCCCTCCTCAAGAGCGGTTACACGCTCTATGCCCTGAAGGAGCCGGAACGGGCCCGGGAGATCCTCGAATCGCTCGCCGCCAGGTATCCCCGGAGCCCCGCCGCGGCCAAGGCCCGCGAACGGCTTGCTGCTGCGGCTTCGAAAAAACAGTGA